From Rhodovibrio salinarum DSM 9154:
GACGTCCGTACGGACGTCGTTACGGACGTCAGCCTACGCACAGCGTTCGCTGCGGGAAGGCGGCCCTCGCCGGCCGGTTACGCTCGAACGGCTAAACAAGTAGGTGAAGCGCCGCACCAACGTGGTCGGCATATTCCCGAATGAAGAGGCGGTCGAGCGCCTGGTCGGCGCCGTGCTGCTGGAGCAGCACGAGGACTGGGCGGTCACCCGCCGCTACATGTCTGTGGAAACGCTCCAGGCGCTATGCCAGTCTGAGGACACTGACACTCCGCCGGCGCTCGCCGCGGAGTAGCCGCGCCTACCGCGGCGACATCCAGATGGCCACCTCTGTTACACCACGCCACTGGACGCAATTCATCTACGCAGCCGCGACCATCACTTCAGATCCGCTCGAGAACCGCTTTCCAAAGGTGTCCACCTGATGAAGCCCGCGAATACATCGCCTTGGCCGAGGAAGTAACCGACCAGTTCACGCAGTTTTCACGCTGAACGAATACGACTCTTCTATTGCAGCTGGACGGCTTCGTTGCCAAGATTCGCTTGCGACGGGAGCATCGTGCCGACGGGTGAGATCTTGGTTGGTTATAGCAAAGCTACACGTCCTTGTTCCACGTCGCTCTGGGCAAGCCGCATGAGTTCCTGAAGAAGGTCGACAGGCAGGTCCTGAATTTTCGCATCGATCTGATTTTCGTGAGAAACCGTGTAAACAACCGCCGTCACTGGTCGATTGTTCTCGAAAACACGGACCTTCCAGCCTTCGTTTTCGGCCGCCGCTCTCACTTCAAAAGTGCGGCCGCCGTAGGTGAAAGTGCGCGGTTTGATATTCATGCTGCCTCCGTTATTTCATTCGCTTCGTCATAGATAGATCGACCTAAGCTTGCGAAGGTCGCCCAAGGCGACCTTCAATGTGCCTTTGTCAGGAATGCCGTCATCATGCTTTGCTGGATTAAGCTCGCTTCCTATGGAACGCAGCTTGCCGGGGTGCGAAGGGCATTCCCCGAGAAGTGGTTCCACCTGTGGACTTAGCTGGCCAAGATTTTTGCCGTCGAAATCGCTCAACGCGACCTGAGCCTGACCTTTAGCCCATCGCTCCCGCACAAGCATCTCCTTACAGAACCGCTCCGCTGCATTCCGCAAAAGTTCCCCTGCCTGTTTTCGCATATCGGCGTGACTGCCGCGCGCCAGAATCTCAATGCGCGTCAGCATCGCCTGGAGACCGTCACCGTTGTTCGTGACAGTCGTGCCGTTCGCCGGATCAACCATCTCGATCTGGAACATATCGATGTTCTGGTGCACGTACCGGTGCTCAAGGTCTTTCCATGACTTCTGATCCTGCGTAAGAATGACCACCTGAATGCCCCGCGAAAGTAGCTCTTCCACGACATTCGCCTTAAAATAAGCGCGGTAGTCTTCATCGCTGGAAAGGATTGGGTCATCGAGAATGATGAACCCGGCATTCTCATGAACCGCACGCGCGATGAATAGAGCAAGCCCTAGACAGTGCAATTGTGATTGGCTGAATACGGCAATTACATCACGAACTTCTACGCCTCTCCGTTCATTACTCGAAGCAAGGCCCGCTTTAAAATCCACGGTACGGCGCGCGCCCTTGCGCGGTTTCACTGAAGAGAAAAATGTATGTTCGTCGGGACGTAGCAGGTCCCACCAATACTGAATACCTTCACTGAGATCGCCAAATTTATCGTCGAGGACTTTTTCATTCCCCTTGTCGATTTGGCTCAGCGCCTTCGATAGTTCCGCCTTGAGCGCGGTTCGAGCATGCCGGTCTACAAGCGCTTCGCGCAAACCCTCAGGATCATCGCAAAGATCGATCAGCTGCTGCCAGCCCTCGGTATCGCTGGCTCTGTCAACCACTGCATCCAGAAGCTCGCGCAGTAGCAGTTCCGCCTCGTTATATGCGGTCAGTTTCTTCACATACTCCTGATAGGTGTCGCTAAAATCGTCGAAAGCCCGTTTAAGTGGTTCAACGTCATCAAATCGCTCCGCATTGTCGAGATATTCATTGATTTCTGCTGTGAGCTGCCGTGCATAACGGCGGAAAGGACGAAGAGTCTTCGAAAGCCGTTTCACCGCAGCGATCCAGGATGTGACAGAGGCTTCGTTCTCATCGCCGACCAGAGCGTTGATGCGGTCTATACGAAACCCACTATCACGCCTCCGGGCAGACAAGGTCTTCATGAAAGCAGGTACGGCCGCATCAATCGACCCAACACTGGAACTGACCTTGGTCTGCAGACGGTGAAGCGCCTCCAGCCCCGCCTTCTCTGCGGATCGGAAATCCTCAGCCTCTTTCACCCGGCCCCGTAGAAACTCGATGCGCTCCGGGGTTAATGCGCCGCCGGCACCGCAAAGAACGCAATCAACAGCGTCTGTGGCCCCATCGATTTCTGGGATGGCAAGAGCTTCCTGGAAGAGGGAGACGAGCCTCCTTGCTTGCTCATCAATGCGAGACCGCTCTGCTAGGTATTGTGAAAGTTTCTCCCAGTCAGTATCCGCCGGGCTCGTCCATTCAGCCGGTATCTTGCGGTCAAAACCGCTCACCGGGAATGTCTTGGCACGGCGTTCGGCGAGAAGCGTACGAAGCGCTTCAAGCCGCTCAGTGATAGATTCCGGCACATCCGCGCCTTCGATTTGAAGGAGCGCCGTGACGGCATTGTCAAGCGCCTCAGCAAGCTCTTGGGCGGTTGGGACAGCCCTCGTAAGCGGCTCCAGGGAAGGTCTTGCTTCCGCAATTTTTGACGCAGTGGTTAGCCTGTCCCAGTACGCAGATTCCCCTGGCTTTAACTCAGCCTCAAGCGCAGCGATTGCGCCGCGCAGAGTTTCGAGATCAGTCACTTCCAAAATGGTCTTAAAATATGATGCGCGGTCCTGAGGCTTTGCCGAGAACAGGTAGCCAAGGGTATGCTGGGCTAATACCGGCGCTGAAAGTGGCGGCTGAGACAGCGAGATGCCGAGCGCCGCGAGCCCCGTCTCATCGGCTTCAGCATCGTTGATATGAAGCACCGACTGGCAATCCTGTCGCTTGGCATAGTCAGAAGTGAGGCTGCGCCTGACGGAAGACGTTTTACCATCCTTGCCCCTTATCTGCGCCTCTATATAGACTGGCAGATTGTGGGGCATGTGAGCATTGCGGAGAGCGTCGGCAAACTCGTCCTGAGAGCTCGCCATAAGCTGGCGGCGAACAATCTGGCCGGTGAGAAGAAATTCAAATGCCTCAGCGAGACTGGTTTTACCCTGGCTATTAGGCGCCCACACCGCAGATACCGGCGCACGCAGGACAAGCTCTTGCGCCTCCTTACCGAAAGCGCGGAAACCCTGAATTTTTATGCGTTCAATTCTTGGTATCGCCATGTCCGTCCTTAAGCTCTTCAAGTCTTTCCCGCATCACATCCAAGAGTGCTGACTGGGCGGACTTCTCGGTCTCGGCACCGGCGTAAGCG
This genomic window contains:
- a CDS encoding ATP-binding protein codes for the protein MAIPRIERIKIQGFRAFGKEAQELVLRAPVSAVWAPNSQGKTSLAEAFEFLLTGQIVRRQLMASSQDEFADALRNAHMPHNLPVYIEAQIRGKDGKTSSVRRSLTSDYAKRQDCQSVLHINDAEADETGLAALGISLSQPPLSAPVLAQHTLGYLFSAKPQDRASYFKTILEVTDLETLRGAIAALEAELKPGESAYWDRLTTASKIAEARPSLEPLTRAVPTAQELAEALDNAVTALLQIEGADVPESITERLEALRTLLAERRAKTFPVSGFDRKIPAEWTSPADTDWEKLSQYLAERSRIDEQARRLVSLFQEALAIPEIDGATDAVDCVLCGAGGALTPERIEFLRGRVKEAEDFRSAEKAGLEALHRLQTKVSSSVGSIDAAVPAFMKTLSARRRDSGFRIDRINALVGDENEASVTSWIAAVKRLSKTLRPFRRYARQLTAEINEYLDNAERFDDVEPLKRAFDDFSDTYQEYVKKLTAYNEAELLLRELLDAVVDRASDTEGWQQLIDLCDDPEGLREALVDRHARTALKAELSKALSQIDKGNEKVLDDKFGDLSEGIQYWWDLLRPDEHTFFSSVKPRKGARRTVDFKAGLASSNERRGVEVRDVIAVFSQSQLHCLGLALFIARAVHENAGFIILDDPILSSDEDYRAYFKANVVEELLSRGIQVVILTQDQKSWKDLEHRYVHQNIDMFQIEMVDPANGTTVTNNGDGLQAMLTRIEILARGSHADMRKQAGELLRNAAERFCKEMLVRERWAKGQAQVALSDFDGKNLGQLSPQVEPLLGECPSHPGKLRSIGSELNPAKHDDGIPDKGTLKVALGDLRKLRSIYL